TGACCAAGGCCTTGCAGAAGCTGGAGGCCGATACCGCGACCCAGTTGTTGATTCGCAATACCTCCGGAATCGCCTTCACCGAGCTGGGCAAGAAGCTGCTGATCCAGGCGCGCCTGCTGGTGGCGCAGATGGTCAGCGCGCGCCAGGTGCTGGCCGACAGCAGCGGCGAGTTGGTGGGGCGCTTGTCGGTGTCCGTGACGCCCTGGCTGGCAATGACCCTGATGCCCAAGGCGATCGTGCGCTTTCGCCAGTTGTTCCCGCAGGTCCAGCTTGAGCTGTATGAAGGCCTGTCATCGGTGGCCTGCCCGATGGTCCGCGATGCCAGTGTCGACCTGTTCATCGGCCGCCTGGATACGCGCTTTTCCAGCAGCGACCTGACCTACCTGCCGCTGTTCACTGCCGACTGTGCGGTGGTTGCCCGCCAGCAACATCCGCTGGCCGACAGCCGGAGCATGGCGCAACTGGCGGCAGCGGACTGGATCATGACCTCGCAGCAGGACAGCACGATTTCTACTCAGGGCCATGTGCATTTCGCCCATTCGCTGTCGATCACCCTGAGTCTGCTGCGCGACACCGACATGCTCAGCGTCTTTCCCTGGCCGCTGGTGGAGTTTTGCGCCCAACGCGAAGGCCTCACCACGCTGCCCTTGCGCGAGCCGATCGGCAGCGCCGCGGTCGGCGCCATCAGCCGCAGCGGCCAGCCGTTGCGCCCGGCGGCGGAGCGCTTCCTCGAGTGCCTCGTCGAGACTATTCAATTCGAAATGGGCCACGCCCA
This region of Pseudomonas fluorescens genomic DNA includes:
- a CDS encoding LysR family transcriptional regulator translates to MKFYQLNALVAVADAGSIRGAAKRLDTSPAAVTKALQKLEADTATQLLIRNTSGIAFTELGKKLLIQARLLVAQMVSARQVLADSSGELVGRLSVSVTPWLAMTLMPKAIVRFRQLFPQVQLELYEGLSSVACPMVRDASVDLFIGRLDTRFSSSDLTYLPLFTADCAVVARQQHPLADSRSMAQLAAADWIMTSQQDSTISTQGHVHFAHSLSITLSLLRDTDMLSVFPWPLVEFCAQREGLTTLPLREPIGSAAVGAISRSGQPLRPAAERFLECLVETIQFEMGHAQSPYRRMLQTVDLLI